The Epilithonimonas zeae genome contains a region encoding:
- the bglX gene encoding beta-glucosidase BglX, with protein sequence MKRMVIAACMAASISQIDAQTVAQYEKVKMDKFITELMSKMTVEEKIGQLNFPGGGDVTTGQAKNSNIADKVRKGNVGAILNLKGVEKIKEIQKVAVEESRLKIPLFFALDVIHGYETGFPIPLGLAATWNPKMIEQSARIAAKEVSADGISLTFSPMVDVSRDPRWGRVSEGNGEDPFLGGEIAKALVKGYQGDNTYKTNSQIMANVKHYALYGASEGGRDYNTVDMSRQRMFNEYMYPYKAAVDAGVGSVMTSFNDIDGLPASANKWLLDDVLRKQWGFTGFIMTDYTGMSEMVDHGIGDLQTVSARALKAGVDLDMVSESYLVTLKKSLEEGKVTVADIDKSCRYILEAKYKMGLFKDPYKYIDVKRPAKDIYTKENREFARKIAAESFVLLKNENVLPLKKQGTIGVVGPLANTRSNMPGTWSVSVDLKKPSTLVEGIQSVAGKNAKVLYAKGSHLTSDPELEKRATMFERGLGRENEKRSDEEMIKEALEVASKSDVVVAALGESSEFSGESSSRTDLNIPDVQQKLLAELLKTGKPVVLVVFNGRPLTLNWEQKNVPAILNVWFGGSEASPAIADVLFGDVNPSGKLPMTFPQNVGQIPIYYNHKNTGRPLAEGKWFEKFRSNYIDVSNDPLYPFGYGLSYTKFDYGDIKLSSNQLDQNGHITASVDITNKGSLEGQEVVQLYIRDIVGSITRPVKELKGFEKISLKPGETKTVTFKITPELLKFYNYDLEYVVEPGDFDLMIGADSKNVKTVKFSLK encoded by the coding sequence ATGAAAAGGATGGTTATCGCAGCTTGTATGGCGGCAAGTATTTCTCAAATCGATGCGCAGACAGTTGCTCAATATGAAAAGGTAAAAATGGATAAATTCATCACGGAACTGATGAGCAAAATGACGGTTGAAGAAAAAATCGGTCAGCTCAATTTTCCGGGAGGTGGAGATGTCACGACAGGTCAGGCAAAAAACAGCAACATCGCAGATAAAGTAAGAAAGGGAAATGTAGGTGCGATTCTTAATCTTAAAGGCGTAGAAAAAATCAAAGAAATACAGAAAGTTGCAGTTGAAGAAAGCCGTCTGAAAATCCCTTTGTTTTTTGCTTTGGATGTAATTCACGGTTACGAAACAGGATTTCCAATTCCACTTGGTTTAGCGGCAACGTGGAATCCAAAAATGATTGAACAATCCGCAAGAATTGCAGCAAAAGAAGTGAGTGCAGACGGAATCAGTCTGACTTTTAGTCCGATGGTTGACGTTTCGAGAGATCCGCGTTGGGGAAGAGTTTCTGAAGGAAATGGAGAAGATCCGTTTTTGGGTGGAGAGATTGCAAAAGCTTTGGTAAAAGGTTATCAGGGAGATAATACCTACAAAACCAATTCCCAGATTATGGCGAATGTGAAGCATTACGCTTTATACGGAGCGAGTGAAGGCGGAAGAGATTACAACACGGTGGATATGAGCCGACAAAGAATGTTCAACGAATATATGTATCCTTACAAAGCCGCTGTAGATGCAGGAGTTGGAAGTGTGATGACTTCGTTCAACGATATCGACGGATTGCCTGCTTCTGCCAACAAATGGCTTTTGGATGATGTCTTGAGAAAACAGTGGGGTTTTACAGGTTTCATTATGACAGATTACACCGGAATGAGCGAAATGGTTGACCACGGAATCGGCGACCTTCAAACCGTTTCTGCAAGAGCTTTGAAAGCCGGAGTTGATTTGGATATGGTTAGTGAAAGTTATTTGGTTACTCTGAAAAAATCTCTTGAAGAAGGAAAAGTAACAGTTGCCGATATCGATAAATCTTGCCGTTATATTTTGGAAGCTAAATATAAAATGGGCTTGTTTAAAGATCCTTATAAATATATTGATGTAAAAAGACCTGCAAAGGATATTTACACCAAAGAAAACAGAGAATTTGCCAGAAAAATAGCTGCTGAAAGTTTTGTTTTGCTTAAAAATGAGAATGTTTTACCATTAAAAAAGCAAGGAACTATCGGAGTTGTTGGTCCACTAGCCAATACAAGGTCGAATATGCCCGGAACGTGGAGCGTTTCTGTAGATTTGAAAAAACCATCAACTTTGGTAGAGGGAATTCAGTCTGTTGCAGGAAAAAATGCGAAAGTTCTTTATGCAAAAGGAAGTCATTTGACCTCTGATCCGGAATTAGAGAAAAGAGCTACAATGTTTGAGCGCGGATTGGGAAGAGAAAACGAAAAACGCAGCGATGAGGAAATGATTAAGGAAGCACTTGAAGTCGCTTCAAAATCGGATGTGGTTGTGGCTGCTTTAGGAGAATCTTCGGAATTCAGTGGAGAATCGAGCAGCAGAACAGACCTTAATATTCCTGATGTTCAGCAAAAATTATTAGCCGAATTATTAAAAACCGGAAAACCAGTTGTTTTGGTTGTGTTTAACGGAAGACCTTTGACTTTGAATTGGGAACAGAAAAACGTTCCAGCCATTCTGAATGTTTGGTTTGGAGGTTCTGAAGCTAGTCCTGCGATTGCAGATGTTTTATTTGGAGATGTAAATCCAAGTGGAAAATTACCGATGACTTTCCCGCAAAATGTTGGTCAAATTCCGATTTATTACAATCATAAAAATACAGGAAGACCTTTGGCAGAAGGAAAATGGTTTGAGAAATTCAGGTCAAATTATATTGACGTCAGCAATGACCCGCTCTACCCTTTCGGATATGGTTTGAGTTACACCAAGTTTGACTACGGAGATATTAAACTAAGTTCAAATCAATTGGATCAAAATGGGCACATCACTGCGAGTGTAGATATTACAAACAAAGGTTCTTTGGAAGGTCAGGAAGTTGTGCAGTTGTACATTCGTGATATCGTCGGAAGTATTACACGTCCTGTAAAAGAGCTGAAAGGTTTTGAGAAAATTTCTTTAAAACCAGGTGAAACGAAAACTGTTACTTTCAAAATCACTCCTGAACTATTGAAATTCTACAATTATGATTTGGAATATGTGGTTGAACCAGGAGATTTTGATTTGATGATTGGGGCGGATAGTAAGAATGTGAAAACAGTCAAGTTTAGTTTGAAATAA
- a CDS encoding glycoside hydrolase family 30 protein has product MYSNKIFPNKLFFLGLTVFSLLFCQSNSVDDSSNPPADNGGDNSSYASASVWLTKADETIKLQKQNDIFFNNASNNYQTLDVDASQKYQTIDGFGYTLTGGSVQVINQLSTSKKEELLQELFSNKDNSIGVSYIRLSIGASDLNSSVFSYDDMPAGQTDTSLANFSLAKDQALIDMLKKILVINPNIKIMATPWSPPVWMKDNGSSIGGSLKPEYYGVYAQYFVKYIQGMKAQGITVDAITPQNEPLHPGNNPSLLMTASQQATFIKNNLGPAFKAANITTKIVLYDHNCDKPDYPLEILADAEAAKYVDGSAFHLYAGNISVLNNVHLAHPSKNLYFTEQWTGSTSSFSDDLIWHSKNVIIGSMRNWSKIALEWNLANDPQFNPHTEGGCTQCKGAVTINSSESLTKNVAYYIIAHASKFVPQNSQRIASTQPGNLSSVAFTRPDGKTTLIVLNEGNATENFNIKMNGKSAATSLPARAVATFVF; this is encoded by the coding sequence ATGTACAGCAACAAAATTTTCCCGAATAAATTATTTTTCTTAGGACTCACCGTTTTCTCACTTTTATTTTGTCAAAGCAATAGTGTAGATGATTCATCAAATCCTCCGGCTGACAATGGTGGAGATAACAGCAGTTATGCCTCAGCAAGTGTCTGGCTCACAAAAGCAGACGAAACCATAAAACTCCAAAAACAAAACGATATTTTCTTCAATAATGCAAGCAATAACTATCAAACTCTTGATGTTGATGCTTCGCAAAAATATCAGACAATTGATGGTTTTGGATATACATTGACTGGCGGAAGCGTTCAGGTAATCAATCAATTGTCAACTTCTAAGAAAGAAGAATTATTACAGGAATTATTTTCTAATAAAGATAATTCCATTGGCGTGAGTTATATTAGACTAAGTATCGGCGCATCAGATTTAAACAGCAGTGTTTTTTCTTATGACGATATGCCTGCTGGACAAACGGATACTTCTTTAGCTAATTTTTCATTAGCCAAAGATCAGGCATTAATCGATATGCTGAAGAAAATATTAGTCATCAATCCAAATATCAAAATTATGGCAACCCCTTGGTCACCTCCAGTTTGGATGAAGGATAACGGAAGCAGCATCGGAGGAAGTTTGAAACCAGAATATTATGGCGTTTATGCTCAATATTTTGTAAAATATATTCAGGGAATGAAAGCGCAGGGAATTACTGTCGATGCCATTACTCCACAAAATGAGCCCCTGCATCCAGGAAACAATCCAAGTTTATTGATGACTGCTTCTCAACAGGCGACTTTTATCAAAAATAATTTAGGACCAGCATTTAAAGCAGCAAATATCACAACGAAAATTGTTCTTTATGACCACAATTGTGACAAACCGGATTATCCTTTGGAAATTTTAGCTGATGCAGAAGCTGCGAAATATGTAGATGGTTCGGCTTTCCATCTTTATGCAGGAAATATATCAGTTTTGAATAATGTTCATTTGGCTCATCCTTCTAAGAATCTTTATTTTACGGAACAATGGACTGGTTCTACATCATCTTTTTCTGATGATTTGATATGGCATTCCAAAAATGTGATTATCGGTTCTATGAGAAACTGGAGTAAAATAGCTTTGGAATGGAATCTTGCCAATGACCCACAATTCAATCCCCATACAGAAGGTGGTTGTACACAATGTAAAGGAGCTGTAACAATCAATTCTAGCGAAAGTTTGACTAAGAATGTAGCTTATTATATCATTGCTCACGCTTCTAAATTTGTTCCTCAGAATTCTCAAAGAATTGCTTCGACTCAGCCGGGAAATCTAAGTTCTGTGGCGTTTACAAGACCTGACGGAAAAACAACTTTGATTGTCCTGAATGAAGGAAATGCAACTGAGAATTTTAACATCAAGATGAATGGTAAATCTGCAGCAACTTCTTTACCAGCAAGAGCTGTAGCGACTTTTGTTTTTTAA
- a CDS encoding glycoside hydrolase family 16 protein yields MNFKTLKIVSAFALISVLNISCLTQKNSDKGKLVFQDEFSYKGLPDSSKWEFEVGGDGFGNNELQFYTKNRTENARVENGNLIIEAKKEKWDKNDYTSAKLITKNTFPFQYGTVEVRAKLPKGKGTWPAIWMLSQNIKEWPDDGEIDIMEHVGYNQGFVHGSVHTKKYNHIINTQKTDTIVIKDASENFHIYRADWSLEKIEMYVDDKKYFTYIKTENDYEAWPFDQPFYLILNQAVGGNWGGKEGVDSSIYPQKFWIDYVRIYKK; encoded by the coding sequence ATGAATTTCAAAACACTTAAAATAGTATCAGCATTTGCATTGATTTCTGTATTGAATATTTCCTGCTTGACTCAAAAAAACTCGGATAAAGGAAAACTCGTTTTTCAGGATGAGTTCAGTTATAAAGGATTGCCAGATTCATCGAAGTGGGAATTCGAAGTGGGAGGCGATGGTTTTGGGAATAATGAACTTCAGTTTTATACTAAAAACAGAACTGAAAATGCAAGGGTAGAAAACGGGAATCTCATCATCGAAGCTAAAAAGGAAAAATGGGATAAAAACGATTATACATCGGCAAAACTGATTACCAAAAATACTTTTCCATTCCAGTACGGAACTGTTGAAGTTAGAGCCAAATTACCGAAAGGAAAGGGAACTTGGCCCGCCATCTGGATGCTTAGTCAGAATATCAAAGAATGGCCGGATGATGGTGAAATCGATATTATGGAACACGTGGGTTACAACCAAGGTTTTGTTCACGGTTCTGTTCATACGAAGAAGTATAATCACATCATCAACACGCAGAAAACAGATACGATTGTCATCAAAGATGCGTCAGAAAATTTCCACATTTACAGAGCGGATTGGTCGCTAGAGAAAATCGAGATGTATGTAGACGATAAAAAATATTTCACCTACATCAAAACTGAAAATGATTATGAAGCGTGGCCATTTGACCAACCTTTTTATTTGATTCTGAATCAAGCGGTAGGAGGGAATTGGGGTGGAAAAGAGGGCGTAGATTCTAGCATTTATCCACAAAAATTCTGGATAGATTATGTCAGAATTTATAAAAAATAA
- a CDS encoding RagB/SusD family nutrient uptake outer membrane protein produces the protein MKNKKFLYKGLAITFLTGLSFTNIACNDAYLDDVQNSGSFNTDLYFKNEQQSFSALVSVYDVLRKYSGGFENSVTFFNAGSDDLYSGGGNSNDGAGIQGINNYTINPNTMPASYWKDYYQGIARANLLIERVPAADMSDGLKKRFIAEAKVLRSLYYFELVRIFGNIPLILNYIKFDDDYWNIPQAKPSEVYAQIESDIVAAIPDLMLTADTNDKGRITQGTARAILGKIYLYDKKMPQAAEQFAQVNGVPGGTSQYGYKLVANYADLFKVGLETDPDPNRYKFLSESILEVMHTNKANSDWGFWGQGKDEGNSINIMVGPRSYSIKKDFPNNNAPDLYSGWAFNTITDDLFNFMQGDPRLDVTIFNAKKLVEEGKISYSPAYSDTGYFLNKYLPTNNLRSSLPGATELNFRQNYIAIRLADTYLMEAEALGATGGRAQALLDAVRARVGLGSVPVSMQAIKDERRRELAGEGHRWFDLVRWGDAPSKLASKGFVANKNEIMPIPFNELPNTALNQNPHY, from the coding sequence ATGAAAAATAAAAAATTTTTATATAAGGGACTTGCCATTACATTCTTAACTGGTTTAAGTTTTACTAACATTGCTTGTAATGATGCATATCTAGATGATGTACAGAATTCAGGATCTTTCAATACAGATTTGTATTTCAAAAATGAACAACAATCTTTCAGCGCATTAGTTTCTGTATATGATGTTTTGAGAAAATATTCTGGAGGTTTTGAGAATAGTGTCACTTTCTTTAATGCTGGTTCAGATGATCTTTACTCAGGAGGTGGAAACTCCAATGATGGTGCGGGGATCCAAGGTATTAATAATTATACAATCAATCCTAACACAATGCCAGCCAGCTATTGGAAAGATTATTACCAAGGTATTGCGAGAGCCAACTTATTGATTGAAAGAGTTCCAGCTGCAGATATGAGTGATGGTTTAAAAAAGAGATTCATTGCAGAAGCTAAAGTTCTTAGATCATTATATTATTTCGAATTAGTAAGAATTTTTGGAAATATTCCTCTGATATTAAACTATATTAAATTCGATGATGATTATTGGAATATTCCGCAAGCAAAACCAAGTGAAGTATATGCACAAATAGAAAGTGATATAGTTGCTGCAATTCCAGATTTGATGCTTACGGCAGATACAAATGATAAAGGAAGAATCACTCAAGGTACTGCCAGAGCAATACTAGGGAAGATTTATCTTTATGATAAAAAAATGCCCCAAGCAGCAGAACAATTTGCACAAGTTAATGGTGTGCCTGGAGGAACCAGCCAATATGGATATAAACTTGTAGCAAATTATGCTGATTTATTTAAAGTTGGTTTGGAAACTGATCCGGATCCAAATAGATATAAATTCTTATCAGAATCTATATTAGAAGTAATGCATACTAATAAAGCAAACTCTGATTGGGGTTTCTGGGGACAAGGAAAAGATGAAGGAAATTCAATCAATATTATGGTAGGACCAAGATCATACTCTATAAAAAAAGATTTTCCAAATAATAATGCACCTGATTTATATTCAGGATGGGCATTTAATACTATAACAGACGATTTATTTAATTTCATGCAAGGAGATCCTAGATTAGATGTCACAATTTTCAATGCAAAAAAATTAGTAGAGGAAGGCAAAATTTCTTATAGTCCTGCATATTCAGATACAGGTTACTTCTTAAATAAATATTTGCCTACCAATAATCTAAGAAGCTCTCTACCTGGAGCAACGGAACTAAATTTCCGTCAAAACTATATTGCAATTAGATTAGCAGATACTTATTTGATGGAGGCTGAAGCACTTGGTGCAACAGGTGGAAGAGCTCAAGCATTACTAGATGCAGTTAGAGCAAGAGTTGGATTAGGCTCAGTTCCTGTTTCAATGCAAGCGATTAAAGATGAGAGAAGAAGAGAATTGGCAGGTGAAGGTCACCGTTGGTTTGATCTAGTAAGATGGGGAGATGCTCCTTCTAAATTAGCATCTAAAGGTTTTGTAGCTAATAAAAATGAAATTATGCCTATTCCATTTAACGAACTACCTAATACAGCATTGAATCAAAATCCTCATTATTAA
- a CDS encoding glycoside hydrolase family 30 protein — translation MKKTIVLFAALAIASNMNAQNYWKKGMKEGRVIITSQKTNEKFAKKANAKFVDFPQPKETDVCVFVDPDFKYQKLIGIGGAITDASSEVFAKIPKEKQKEFIEAYYGKSGIGYNIVRTNMNSCDFSSDSYTYINDNDESLKSFDVKHDEQYKIPLIKAAQKVINPKDFRFYFSPWSPPAWMKSNNNMLKGGRLLDKYYQVWANYYVKFIQEYEKRNIPVWGLTIQNEPMAVQTWESCIYTADEEAKFLKENLGPTLWKNNYKDKKVIIWDHNRDLMYQRATTTLQDPETSKYASGIGYHWYETWNNKSQLFDNLAETHRAFPDKFLIFTEGCKEQFDFSKIYDVSLGELYGRNMINDFNKGTSAWTDWNILLDEKGGPNHVGNFCFAPIIYDTNKQELHYTYEYYYIGHISKYVKPNAQRVGTSTNKDFLLSTSFLNESGELVVVVMNEGDADTDFNLWIEGKSSKLSAPAHSIQTIVL, via the coding sequence ATGAAAAAGACAATTGTACTATTTGCTGCATTAGCAATTGCATCAAATATGAATGCCCAGAATTACTGGAAAAAAGGAATGAAAGAGGGTAGAGTTATAATCACTTCTCAAAAAACAAATGAGAAATTTGCTAAAAAAGCGAATGCCAAATTTGTAGATTTTCCTCAGCCAAAAGAAACAGATGTTTGTGTTTTTGTAGATCCAGATTTCAAATATCAAAAATTAATTGGAATCGGAGGTGCGATTACGGATGCTTCTTCGGAAGTTTTTGCAAAAATACCTAAAGAGAAACAGAAAGAATTTATCGAAGCTTATTACGGAAAATCGGGGATTGGTTATAATATTGTTCGAACCAATATGAACTCTTGCGATTTCTCCAGCGACAGTTATACTTATATTAATGATAATGATGAATCTTTAAAATCCTTCGATGTAAAGCACGATGAACAGTACAAAATCCCATTAATTAAAGCAGCTCAGAAAGTAATTAATCCAAAAGATTTCAGATTTTATTTCAGTCCTTGGAGTCCGCCAGCTTGGATGAAATCCAATAATAATATGCTGAAAGGCGGAAGATTATTGGACAAATATTATCAGGTTTGGGCGAATTATTATGTTAAATTCATTCAGGAATACGAGAAAAGGAATATTCCGGTTTGGGGATTGACTATCCAGAATGAACCAATGGCCGTTCAAACTTGGGAATCTTGTATTTACACAGCAGATGAAGAGGCAAAATTCCTAAAAGAAAACCTTGGTCCAACATTATGGAAGAATAATTATAAAGACAAAAAAGTCATTATTTGGGATCATAACAGAGACTTGATGTACCAACGCGCTACAACAACTTTACAAGACCCAGAAACTTCAAAGTACGCTTCCGGAATCGGTTATCATTGGTACGAAACGTGGAATAACAAATCTCAACTCTTTGATAATCTTGCAGAAACACACAGAGCTTTTCCAGACAAATTCTTGATTTTCACGGAAGGTTGTAAAGAACAATTTGATTTTTCTAAGATTTATGATGTCAGCTTGGGAGAATTGTATGGTAGAAATATGATCAATGATTTCAACAAAGGAACATCAGCTTGGACTGATTGGAACATTCTTTTAGACGAAAAAGGCGGTCCAAATCATGTAGGAAATTTCTGTTTTGCACCAATTATTTATGATACAAACAAGCAAGAACTTCATTATACTTATGAGTATTACTACATCGGTCATATTTCAAAATATGTAAAACCAAATGCTCAACGTGTTGGAACCTCCACCAATAAAGATTTCCTATTATCTACAAGCTTTTTGAACGAGAGTGGGGAACTGGTAGTTGTGGTGATGAACGAAGGTGATGCAGATACGGATTTCAATCTCTGGATTGAAGGAAAATCTTCAAAACTCTCTGCACCAGCGCATTCTATTCAGACTATAGTTTTATAG
- a CDS encoding helix-turn-helix domain-containing protein translates to MDFNDRFTKVIEYSELTPAEFAEEIGVQRSSISHIISGRNKPSLDFITKIKSKFPDLEWDWLINGNGEMLINKEEIPVTIPIAEPEEKKPAKKTLPDLFSLISDEQFGQQETDKKPENQISRESNISVPIAEKNKISDSQRLENFDKKQENSSKKIRRIVFFFEDGTFETYEN, encoded by the coding sequence ATGGATTTTAATGATAGATTTACAAAAGTTATCGAATACTCTGAACTAACTCCTGCTGAGTTTGCAGAAGAAATTGGTGTGCAACGTTCGAGTATTTCACACATTATTTCTGGAAGAAACAAACCTTCTCTTGATTTCATTACCAAGATAAAATCTAAATTTCCAGATCTTGAATGGGATTGGTTGATTAATGGAAATGGTGAAATGCTTATTAATAAAGAAGAAATTCCAGTTACAATTCCTATAGCTGAACCAGAGGAAAAAAAACCGGCGAAAAAAACTTTGCCAGATTTATTCTCATTAATTAGTGATGAACAATTTGGACAACAAGAAACGGATAAGAAACCCGAAAATCAAATTTCACGAGAATCTAATATTTCTGTACCAATTGCAGAAAAAAATAAAATATCCGATTCTCAGCGATTAGAGAATTTTGATAAAAAACAAGAAAATTCGTCAAAAAAAATTAGACGAATTGTATTTTTCTTTGAAGATGGAACTTTTGAAACTTATGAGAATTAA
- a CDS encoding M14 family zinc carboxypeptidase: protein MNFSFPYFPNPNFPDRYVFPENLFSYLQHNYSDYIKEIGKSSLGKPIYMLSLGNGNLKVAAWSQMHGNESTATLAMLDLLSIFDMNPELKDKLFTLIQLDFIFMLNPDGSEAWTRRNAYDIDINRDFIRNSSNEIRVLKSIVLNGNYSYLLNLHDQRTIFTTDGIHPATLSFLSPSENAERDITENRKKSMAVIAAIYMQMKQILPNRIAKYTDEFYPTSSGDNFMKSGIPAILFEGGFYENDLERRKTREYYTQALYFALKAISVLKGDTLSYETYFDIPQNKETHFDLIYRNVKLNTDFECILDIAVQYREILDDNQKLTYQPYVVEVGDLNHKKGWTEIDCTDKRFVSVKKFPKLDSLVDFRIE, encoded by the coding sequence ATGAATTTTAGTTTTCCATATTTCCCAAATCCTAACTTCCCAGATCGCTATGTTTTCCCTGAAAATTTATTTTCTTACTTACAGCACAACTACAGCGATTATATAAAAGAAATTGGAAAATCCAGTTTGGGAAAGCCAATCTATATGTTGTCTTTAGGAAATGGAAATTTGAAAGTCGCAGCTTGGTCACAAATGCACGGCAATGAATCTACAGCTACATTGGCAATGCTGGATTTGTTATCCATATTTGACATGAATCCTGAGTTGAAAGACAAACTTTTCACATTAATTCAGTTGGACTTCATTTTCATGTTAAATCCTGATGGTTCCGAAGCCTGGACAAGAAGAAATGCCTACGATATTGATATCAACAGAGATTTTATCCGAAATTCGAGTAATGAAATCCGTGTTTTGAAATCTATTGTGCTAAACGGAAATTACAGTTATCTGTTAAACCTTCACGACCAGAGAACAATTTTCACTACAGACGGAATTCATCCGGCGACTTTATCCTTCTTATCGCCATCAGAAAATGCTGAAAGAGATATTACCGAAAACAGAAAGAAAAGTATGGCTGTAATTGCGGCCATCTATATGCAGATGAAACAGATTTTGCCTAATAGAATTGCAAAATATACAGACGAATTTTACCCAACATCCAGCGGTGATAATTTTATGAAATCTGGCATTCCTGCGATTTTATTTGAAGGTGGATTTTATGAGAATGATTTGGAACGTCGTAAAACCCGAGAATATTACACTCAGGCTTTATACTTTGCTTTAAAGGCAATCTCAGTGCTTAAAGGTGATACTTTGAGTTATGAAACTTATTTTGATATTCCTCAAAATAAAGAAACACATTTTGACCTAATTTATAGAAATGTAAAGCTGAATACAGATTTTGAGTGTATTTTGGATATTGCTGTACAATACAGAGAGATTTTGGATGACAATCAAAAACTGACTTATCAACCATACGTAGTTGAAGTTGGAGATCTGAATCATAAAAAAGGCTGGACAGAAATCGACTGTACGGATAAACGATTTGTATCTGTAAAGAAATTTCCGAAACTAGATTCTTTAGTTGATTTTAGGATTGAATAA
- a CDS encoding DUF6377 domain-containing protein, giving the protein MKFKLIFLFFLISNFLYSQSSNELLKTLTKEISQKKMYSDKKEAAIEDLKRKKSQNPNQEYINNENIYRLYKQYQIDSAVHYVKKNMAISEQLNNPKMIAESSLQLAHLYSTLGKFKESENLLKSINIKSLDNDTKANYYDTYSKFYEHYTTNINDVNGIKKIELYRDSLLMMLPKSSIQYKINLSQKYIHEGKLDNAEKLLHTLINEAKKKNLDYAMSAYLLGDVYKLKNNNEDELKYYLISAITDTQNAIKDNASYQNLAMIFYHNGDIDKAYLFTKSAIEDAIFCNVKFRTLNISEMYSIINKAYVDKETKSKSQLELYLIFISLLSAILAGLIIYIYRQMKKVTRIKEQLSKTTEQLELSNSEITKTNEKLQLLNHQLSESNLIKEEYIAYFFDTCSSYISKLEDYRKNLNKKAKDNQLDELFKTLRSNTLIENELEELYRNFDQIFLNLYPSFVTDFNSLLIPEEKIILKKGELLNTELRIFALIRLGITDSVKIAAFLRYSLSTIYNYRTKTRNKAAESRDLFENKVANIGEIASK; this is encoded by the coding sequence ATGAAGTTTAAACTTATCTTTTTATTTTTTCTGATTTCGAATTTCTTATATTCTCAAAGTTCTAATGAGCTTCTGAAAACATTGACCAAAGAGATCAGTCAGAAAAAAATGTACAGTGATAAAAAAGAAGCGGCTATTGAAGATTTAAAGAGAAAGAAATCGCAGAATCCAAATCAGGAATATATTAATAATGAAAATATTTACAGATTGTACAAGCAATATCAGATTGATTCTGCCGTGCATTATGTAAAGAAAAATATGGCAATTTCGGAACAGCTTAATAATCCGAAAATGATAGCTGAATCAAGTCTTCAACTGGCGCATCTCTACTCGACTTTAGGAAAGTTTAAAGAGTCTGAAAATCTTTTAAAAAGTATTAATATAAAGAGTTTAGACAACGACACCAAAGCCAATTATTACGACACCTACAGCAAATTCTATGAGCATTACACCACCAACATTAATGATGTCAACGGTATAAAAAAAATTGAACTGTACCGTGACTCACTTTTGATGATGCTTCCCAAGTCTTCTATTCAGTATAAAATCAATCTTTCGCAAAAATATATTCACGAAGGAAAACTGGATAATGCTGAAAAGCTTCTTCACACTTTGATTAATGAAGCCAAGAAGAAAAATCTCGATTATGCAATGTCGGCTTATCTTTTGGGAGATGTTTACAAACTGAAAAATAATAATGAGGATGAACTGAAATATTACCTTATATCAGCGATTACCGATACCCAAAATGCGATTAAAGACAATGCTTCTTACCAAAATTTAGCAATGATTTTTTATCATAATGGAGACATTGATAAAGCCTATCTTTTTACAAAATCTGCGATTGAGGACGCTATTTTTTGTAATGTGAAATTCAGAACTTTGAATATTTCTGAAATGTATTCCATCATCAATAAAGCATATGTTGATAAAGAAACGAAATCAAAAAGTCAGCTGGAGTTATATTTAATTTTCATCAGTTTGCTTTCTGCGATTCTTGCCGGATTGATTATTTACATTTACCGTCAGATGAAAAAGGTTACTCGCATCAAAGAACAGCTTTCAAAAACGACGGAACAATTGGAACTTTCCAATTCTGAAATTACAAAAACCAACGAAAAACTACAGCTTCTCAACCATCAATTATCAGAATCAAACCTTATTAAAGAAGAATATATCGCCTATTTTTTTGATACCTGTTCGTCTTATATCAGTAAATTAGAAGATTACCGAAAAAATTTAAATAAAAAAGCGAAAGACAATCAGCTTGATGAACTTTTCAAAACATTACGTTCAAATACATTGATCGAAAATGAGCTGGAAGAATTGTACCGAAATTTCGACCAGATTTTCCTGAATCTTTATCCGAGCTTCGTCACCGATTTTAATTCTCTATTAATTCCTGAAGAAAAAATCATTTTGAAAAAAGGTGAACTTCTGAATACCGAACTGAGGATTTTTGCCCTCATCAGATTAGGAATTACCGACAGCGTAAAAATTGCAGCCTTCCTCAGATATTCTTTAAGCACGATTTACAATTACAGAACCAAGACCAGAAATAAGGCCGCTGAGTCCAGAGATTTGTTCGAAAACAAGGTGGCAAACATTGGAGAAATCGCTTCAAAATAA